Proteins encoded within one genomic window of Xiphophorus maculatus strain JP 163 A chromosome 11, X_maculatus-5.0-male, whole genome shotgun sequence:
- the tcerg1 gene encoding transcription elongation regulator 1 isoform X2 — MADQTESETLGFNDNRMAQQAVRFRSPAPATAPAPTPAQSPVLRGPPPLLRPPPPPFGMMRGPPPRPPFARPPFDPNMPPIPPPGGMPPPIGPPHLQRPPFLPPPIGNLPPPPGMLFPPGMPPVPASGNPALNPAEEIWVENKTSEGKTYYYNARTRESSWSKPDGVKIIQQSELNPLLVAGATAAGSGANVGATGPASTNSGNTAASTAASASPTQAPTSTPTHTLTSSPDPTTTPSSSVTIAATVVADLPPVATVTSTVAVSPVTVVTVSTVPSPVTAVQTVPLLQAALPHSVAQPTAAIPAFPPVMVPPFRVPLPGMHIPLPGMLPGMGPPLVSMMHPQLTLSPAPASLAGSLQLPEWTEYRTADGKTYYYNNRTLESTWEKPQALLEKEKEAEKAKERLTQEEAEAMEMEDEDIKMENTNNVKEEPKEEEMTEEEKAAQKARPVATNPIPGTPWCVVWTGDDRVFFYNPTTRLSMWDRPEELVGRSDVDKHIQEPPHKRGLEDSKKTGEQKQTFLFEALSYNRKSHFSSFYAKKLILMYSGISKEEPETSLATEDSPDEEPTKSKKRKKEETKEADSEKEAAMEAELRAARERAVVPLEARMTQFRDMLLERGVSAFSTWDKELHKIVFDPRYLLLNPKERKQVFDQYVKTRAEEERKEKKNKLMQAKDDFRRMMEDSKLTPKTTFSEFAMKHGRDPRFKAIDKMKDREAIFIEFMTAMKKRDKEDSKTRGEKVRQDFFDLLSDQHVEGNQRWSKVKERLETDPRYKAVDSSALREELFKQFMEKQAKNVDIDKERELERQARIEASLREREREVQKARSEQTKEIDREREQHKREEAIQNFKALMSDMVRSSDATWSDTRRNLRKDHRWESASLLEREEKEKLFNEHVEALAKKKKEQFRQLLDETSMITLTTTWKEVKKVIKDDPRCIKFSSSDRKRQREFEDYIKDKYITAKADFRTLLKETKFITYRSRKLIQESDQHLKDVEKILQNDKRYLVLECVPEERRKLIMFYIEDLDRRGPPPPPTASEPTRRSTK, encoded by the exons ATGGCGGACCAGACAGAGAGCGAAACTCTTGGGTTTAACGACAACAG AATGGCGCAGCAGGCGGTGCGGTTCCGCAGTCCTGCGCCTGCCACTGCCCCTGCACCTACCCCAGCCCAGTCCCCAGTTTTACGAGGCCCTCCGCCACTGCTTAGGCCACCGCCGCCTCCATTTGGCATGATGAGGGGCCCGCCGCCAAGACCCCCATTTGCCCGACCTCCCTTTGACCCAAACATGCCGCCTATTCCACCACCTGGAGGCATGCCACCACCCATCGGACCTCCTCACCTCCAG AGGcctcctttccttcctcctcccaTTGGCAACTTGCCGCCTCCTCCAGGGATGCTGTTTCCTCCTGGGATGCCTCCTGTTCCTGCATCTGGAAACCCAGCTCTCAATCCTGCAGAGGAAATCTGGGTAGAGAACAAAACTTCAGAGGGAAAG ACATATTACTACAACGCTCGGACCAGAGAGTCGTCATGGAGCAAACCAGATGGTGTGAAGATCATCCAGCAGTCTGAACTCAACCCTCTTCTGGTAGCGGGGGCTACAGCTGCAGGTTCCGGTGCGAATGTGGGTGCGACCGGGCCCGCTAGCACCAACAGCGGTAACACAGCTGCCAGCACAGCGGCGTCGGCCTCCCCCACTCAGGCCCCGACCTCTACCCCGACCCACACGCTCACCTCGAGTCCAGACCCCACCACCACCCCCTCATCCTCTGTGACCATCGCAG CCACTGTTGTAGCAGACCTCCCCCCTGTTGCCACTGTAACTTCCACTGTTGCTGTGTCGCCGGTCACCGTGGTGACCGTTTCCACGGTGCCATCCCCTGTCACGGCGGTCCAGACTGTGCCGCTGCTGCAAGCAGCCTTGCCTCACAGTGTGGCCCAGCCCACTGCAGCCATACCTGCCTTCCCACCCGTCATGGTGCCACCTTTCCGGGTGCCTTTGCCAGGCATGCACATCCCTCTACCAG GCATGCTCCCTGGTATGGGCCCGCCTTTAGTTTCCATGATGCACCCGCAGCTTACGCTTTCGCCGGCTCCGGCATCCTTAGCCGGATCGTTGCAGCTTCCTGAGTGGACGGAATACAGGACAGCCGATGGGAAAACGTACTATTACAACAACCGCACGCTAGAGTCCACCTGGGAGAAACCACAGGCCCTCTTAGAGAAAG aaaaagaagcagagaagGCCAAAGAACGTCTGACCCAGGAGGAAGCTGAGGCAATGGAGATGGAGGATGAAGATATAAAGATGGAAAACACTAATAATGTGAAGGAG GAACCTAAAGAAGAAGAGATGACTGAGGAAGAAAAGGCAGCTCAGAAAGCCCGGCCTGTCGCCACCAACCCCATACCTGGCACACCTTG GTGTGTGGTATGGACGGGTGACGACCGTGTTTTCTTCTACAACCCGACCACACGGCTGTCGATGTGGGACCGGCCCGAAGAGCTGGTCGGCCGATCCGACGTGGACAAACACATCCAGGAGCCGCCACACAAGAGAGGCTTGGAGGACAGCAAGAAGACGGGTGAACAAAAGCAGACTTTTTTATTTGAGGCTTTAAGCTACAacagaaaaagtcattttagcAGCTTTTATGCTAAGAAACTTATTTTGATGTACTCAGGGATCAGTAAGGAAGAACCAGAGACGTCGCTGGCCACTGAAGATAGTCCAGATGAGGAGCCGACCAAATCCAAAAAGAGAAA GAAGGAAGAAACAAAGGAGGCAGACTCTGAGAAGGAAGCAGCCATGGAGGCAGAGCTGCGAGCGGCCAGAGAGAGAGCGGTGGTGCCCCTAGAGGCCAGGATGACTCAGTTCAGAGACATGCTGCTGGAGAGAGGG GTGTCTGCGTTCTCGACCTGGGACAAGGAGCTCCATAAGATAGTGTTCGACCCACGCTACCTTCTGCTCAACccaaaagaaaggaaacag GTTTTTGATCAGTATGTGAAGACaagagctgaagaggaaagaaaggagaagaagaacaaGCTCATGCAGGCCAAAGACGATTTCAGGCGGATGATGGAGGATTCCAAGCTCACACCCAA AACAACATTTAGTGAATTTGCCATGAAGCATGGAAGAGATCCAAGATTCAAGGCCATCGACAAGATGAAGGACAGGGAGGCGATCTTCATCGAATTTATGACCGCtatgaagaagagagacaaAGAAGACTCCAaaaccagaggagagaag GTTAGGCAAGACTTTTTTGACCTCCTAAGCGACCAACACGTGGAGGGAAATCAGCGATGGAGCAAAGTGAAAGAGCGGCTAGAGACTGACCCTCGGTACAAGGCTGTGGACAGCTCCGCTCTCAGAGAGGAGCTATTCAAACAGTTCATGGAGAAACAAGCAAAG AATGTGGACATTGACAAGGAGCGAGAGCTGGAGCGGCAGGCTCGCATCGAGGCCAGTCTCAGAGAGAGGGAGCGGGAGGTACAGAAAGCCCGATCGGAGCAGACCAAAGAGATTGACCGAGAAAGGGAGCAGCACAAACGGGAGGAGGCCATCCAGAACTTCAAAGCCCTCATGTCTGACATG GTCCGTTCTTCGGACGCAACGTGGTCGGACACGCGCCGTAACCTGCGGAAGGACCACCGCTGGGAGTCGGCTTCCCTGCTGGAaagggaggagaaggagaagctgTTCAACGAACACGTAGAGGCCCtggccaagaagaagaaggaacaATTCAGGCAGCTGCTTGACGAGACCAGCATG ATCACGCTGACGACTACGTGGAAGGAAGTCAAGAAGGTCATCAAAGATGACCCCCGCTGTATTAAATTCTCCTCCAGTGACAGA AAGAGACAGCGAGAGTTTGAAGACTACATCAAAGATAAGTACATCACGGCCAAAGCTGACTTCAGAACCCTGCTGAAGGAAACAAAGTTCATCACGTACAG
- the tcerg1 gene encoding transcription elongation regulator 1 isoform X3: MADQTESETLGFNDNRMAQQAVRFRSPAPATAPAPTPAQSPVLRGPPPLLRPPPPPFGMMRGPPPRPPFARPPFDPNMPPIPPPGGMPPPIGPPHLQRPPFLPPPIGNLPPPPGMLFPPGMPPVPASGNPALNPAEEIWVENKTSEGKTYYYNARTRESSWSKPDGVKIIQQSELNPLLVAGATAAGSGANVGATGPASTNSGNTAASTAASASPTQAPTSTPTHTLTSSPDPTTTPSSSVTIAATVVADLPPVATVTSTVAVSPVTVVTVSTVPSPVTAVQTVPLLQAALPHSVAQPTAAIPAFPPVMVPPFRVPLPGMHIPLPGVAMVQIVGAPCVKAGPSANGMLPGMGPPLVSMMHPQLTLSPAPASLAGSLQLPEWTEYRTADGKTYYYNNRTLESTWEKPQALLEKEKEAEKAKERLTQEEAEAMEMEDEDIKMENTNNVKEEPKEEEMTEEEKAAQKARPVATNPIPGTPWCVVWTGDDRVFFYNPTTRLSMWDRPEELVGRSDVDKHIQEPPHKRGLEDSKKTGISKEEPETSLATEDSPDEEPTKSKKRKKEETKEADSEKEAAMEAELRAARERAVVPLEARMTQFRDMLLERGVSAFSTWDKELHKIVFDPRYLLLNPKERKQVFDQYVKTRAEEERKEKKNKLMQAKDDFRRMMEDSKLTPKTTFSEFAMKHGRDPRFKAIDKMKDREAIFIEFMTAMKKRDKEDSKTRGEKVRQDFFDLLSDQHVEGNQRWSKVKERLETDPRYKAVDSSALREELFKQFMEKQAKNVDIDKERELERQARIEASLREREREVQKARSEQTKEIDREREQHKREEAIQNFKALMSDMVRSSDATWSDTRRNLRKDHRWESASLLEREEKEKLFNEHVEALAKKKKEQFRQLLDETSMITLTTTWKEVKKVIKDDPRCIKFSSSDRKRQREFEDYIKDKYITAKADFRTLLKETKFITYRSRKLIQESDQHLKDVEKILQNDKRYLVLECVPEERRKLIMFYIEDLDRRGPPPPPTASEPTRRSTK, encoded by the exons ATGGCGGACCAGACAGAGAGCGAAACTCTTGGGTTTAACGACAACAG AATGGCGCAGCAGGCGGTGCGGTTCCGCAGTCCTGCGCCTGCCACTGCCCCTGCACCTACCCCAGCCCAGTCCCCAGTTTTACGAGGCCCTCCGCCACTGCTTAGGCCACCGCCGCCTCCATTTGGCATGATGAGGGGCCCGCCGCCAAGACCCCCATTTGCCCGACCTCCCTTTGACCCAAACATGCCGCCTATTCCACCACCTGGAGGCATGCCACCACCCATCGGACCTCCTCACCTCCAG AGGcctcctttccttcctcctcccaTTGGCAACTTGCCGCCTCCTCCAGGGATGCTGTTTCCTCCTGGGATGCCTCCTGTTCCTGCATCTGGAAACCCAGCTCTCAATCCTGCAGAGGAAATCTGGGTAGAGAACAAAACTTCAGAGGGAAAG ACATATTACTACAACGCTCGGACCAGAGAGTCGTCATGGAGCAAACCAGATGGTGTGAAGATCATCCAGCAGTCTGAACTCAACCCTCTTCTGGTAGCGGGGGCTACAGCTGCAGGTTCCGGTGCGAATGTGGGTGCGACCGGGCCCGCTAGCACCAACAGCGGTAACACAGCTGCCAGCACAGCGGCGTCGGCCTCCCCCACTCAGGCCCCGACCTCTACCCCGACCCACACGCTCACCTCGAGTCCAGACCCCACCACCACCCCCTCATCCTCTGTGACCATCGCAG CCACTGTTGTAGCAGACCTCCCCCCTGTTGCCACTGTAACTTCCACTGTTGCTGTGTCGCCGGTCACCGTGGTGACCGTTTCCACGGTGCCATCCCCTGTCACGGCGGTCCAGACTGTGCCGCTGCTGCAAGCAGCCTTGCCTCACAGTGTGGCCCAGCCCACTGCAGCCATACCTGCCTTCCCACCCGTCATGGTGCCACCTTTCCGGGTGCCTTTGCCAGGCATGCACATCCCTCTACCAG GTGTAGCAATGGTGCAGATAGTAGGTGCTCCCTGTGTAAAGGCAGGCCCCAGCGCCAACG GCATGCTCCCTGGTATGGGCCCGCCTTTAGTTTCCATGATGCACCCGCAGCTTACGCTTTCGCCGGCTCCGGCATCCTTAGCCGGATCGTTGCAGCTTCCTGAGTGGACGGAATACAGGACAGCCGATGGGAAAACGTACTATTACAACAACCGCACGCTAGAGTCCACCTGGGAGAAACCACAGGCCCTCTTAGAGAAAG aaaaagaagcagagaagGCCAAAGAACGTCTGACCCAGGAGGAAGCTGAGGCAATGGAGATGGAGGATGAAGATATAAAGATGGAAAACACTAATAATGTGAAGGAG GAACCTAAAGAAGAAGAGATGACTGAGGAAGAAAAGGCAGCTCAGAAAGCCCGGCCTGTCGCCACCAACCCCATACCTGGCACACCTTG GTGTGTGGTATGGACGGGTGACGACCGTGTTTTCTTCTACAACCCGACCACACGGCTGTCGATGTGGGACCGGCCCGAAGAGCTGGTCGGCCGATCCGACGTGGACAAACACATCCAGGAGCCGCCACACAAGAGAGGCTTGGAGGACAGCAAGAAGACGG GGATCAGTAAGGAAGAACCAGAGACGTCGCTGGCCACTGAAGATAGTCCAGATGAGGAGCCGACCAAATCCAAAAAGAGAAA GAAGGAAGAAACAAAGGAGGCAGACTCTGAGAAGGAAGCAGCCATGGAGGCAGAGCTGCGAGCGGCCAGAGAGAGAGCGGTGGTGCCCCTAGAGGCCAGGATGACTCAGTTCAGAGACATGCTGCTGGAGAGAGGG GTGTCTGCGTTCTCGACCTGGGACAAGGAGCTCCATAAGATAGTGTTCGACCCACGCTACCTTCTGCTCAACccaaaagaaaggaaacag GTTTTTGATCAGTATGTGAAGACaagagctgaagaggaaagaaaggagaagaagaacaaGCTCATGCAGGCCAAAGACGATTTCAGGCGGATGATGGAGGATTCCAAGCTCACACCCAA AACAACATTTAGTGAATTTGCCATGAAGCATGGAAGAGATCCAAGATTCAAGGCCATCGACAAGATGAAGGACAGGGAGGCGATCTTCATCGAATTTATGACCGCtatgaagaagagagacaaAGAAGACTCCAaaaccagaggagagaag GTTAGGCAAGACTTTTTTGACCTCCTAAGCGACCAACACGTGGAGGGAAATCAGCGATGGAGCAAAGTGAAAGAGCGGCTAGAGACTGACCCTCGGTACAAGGCTGTGGACAGCTCCGCTCTCAGAGAGGAGCTATTCAAACAGTTCATGGAGAAACAAGCAAAG AATGTGGACATTGACAAGGAGCGAGAGCTGGAGCGGCAGGCTCGCATCGAGGCCAGTCTCAGAGAGAGGGAGCGGGAGGTACAGAAAGCCCGATCGGAGCAGACCAAAGAGATTGACCGAGAAAGGGAGCAGCACAAACGGGAGGAGGCCATCCAGAACTTCAAAGCCCTCATGTCTGACATG GTCCGTTCTTCGGACGCAACGTGGTCGGACACGCGCCGTAACCTGCGGAAGGACCACCGCTGGGAGTCGGCTTCCCTGCTGGAaagggaggagaaggagaagctgTTCAACGAACACGTAGAGGCCCtggccaagaagaagaaggaacaATTCAGGCAGCTGCTTGACGAGACCAGCATG ATCACGCTGACGACTACGTGGAAGGAAGTCAAGAAGGTCATCAAAGATGACCCCCGCTGTATTAAATTCTCCTCCAGTGACAGA AAGAGACAGCGAGAGTTTGAAGACTACATCAAAGATAAGTACATCACGGCCAAAGCTGACTTCAGAACCCTGCTGAAGGAAACAAAGTTCATCACGTACAG
- the tcerg1 gene encoding transcription elongation regulator 1 isoform X1: protein MADQTESETLGFNDNRMAQQAVRFRSPAPATAPAPTPAQSPVLRGPPPLLRPPPPPFGMMRGPPPRPPFARPPFDPNMPPIPPPGGMPPPIGPPHLQRPPFLPPPIGNLPPPPGMLFPPGMPPVPASGNPALNPAEEIWVENKTSEGKTYYYNARTRESSWSKPDGVKIIQQSELNPLLVAGATAAGSGANVGATGPASTNSGNTAASTAASASPTQAPTSTPTHTLTSSPDPTTTPSSSVTIAATVVADLPPVATVTSTVAVSPVTVVTVSTVPSPVTAVQTVPLLQAALPHSVAQPTAAIPAFPPVMVPPFRVPLPGMHIPLPGVAMVQIVGAPCVKAGPSANGMLPGMGPPLVSMMHPQLTLSPAPASLAGSLQLPEWTEYRTADGKTYYYNNRTLESTWEKPQALLEKEKEAEKAKERLTQEEAEAMEMEDEDIKMENTNNVKEEPKEEEMTEEEKAAQKARPVATNPIPGTPWCVVWTGDDRVFFYNPTTRLSMWDRPEELVGRSDVDKHIQEPPHKRGLEDSKKTGEQKQTFLFEALSYNRKSHFSSFYAKKLILMYSGISKEEPETSLATEDSPDEEPTKSKKRKKEETKEADSEKEAAMEAELRAARERAVVPLEARMTQFRDMLLERGVSAFSTWDKELHKIVFDPRYLLLNPKERKQVFDQYVKTRAEEERKEKKNKLMQAKDDFRRMMEDSKLTPKTTFSEFAMKHGRDPRFKAIDKMKDREAIFIEFMTAMKKRDKEDSKTRGEKVRQDFFDLLSDQHVEGNQRWSKVKERLETDPRYKAVDSSALREELFKQFMEKQAKNVDIDKERELERQARIEASLREREREVQKARSEQTKEIDREREQHKREEAIQNFKALMSDMVRSSDATWSDTRRNLRKDHRWESASLLEREEKEKLFNEHVEALAKKKKEQFRQLLDETSMITLTTTWKEVKKVIKDDPRCIKFSSSDRKRQREFEDYIKDKYITAKADFRTLLKETKFITYRSRKLIQESDQHLKDVEKILQNDKRYLVLECVPEERRKLIMFYIEDLDRRGPPPPPTASEPTRRSTK from the exons ATGGCGGACCAGACAGAGAGCGAAACTCTTGGGTTTAACGACAACAG AATGGCGCAGCAGGCGGTGCGGTTCCGCAGTCCTGCGCCTGCCACTGCCCCTGCACCTACCCCAGCCCAGTCCCCAGTTTTACGAGGCCCTCCGCCACTGCTTAGGCCACCGCCGCCTCCATTTGGCATGATGAGGGGCCCGCCGCCAAGACCCCCATTTGCCCGACCTCCCTTTGACCCAAACATGCCGCCTATTCCACCACCTGGAGGCATGCCACCACCCATCGGACCTCCTCACCTCCAG AGGcctcctttccttcctcctcccaTTGGCAACTTGCCGCCTCCTCCAGGGATGCTGTTTCCTCCTGGGATGCCTCCTGTTCCTGCATCTGGAAACCCAGCTCTCAATCCTGCAGAGGAAATCTGGGTAGAGAACAAAACTTCAGAGGGAAAG ACATATTACTACAACGCTCGGACCAGAGAGTCGTCATGGAGCAAACCAGATGGTGTGAAGATCATCCAGCAGTCTGAACTCAACCCTCTTCTGGTAGCGGGGGCTACAGCTGCAGGTTCCGGTGCGAATGTGGGTGCGACCGGGCCCGCTAGCACCAACAGCGGTAACACAGCTGCCAGCACAGCGGCGTCGGCCTCCCCCACTCAGGCCCCGACCTCTACCCCGACCCACACGCTCACCTCGAGTCCAGACCCCACCACCACCCCCTCATCCTCTGTGACCATCGCAG CCACTGTTGTAGCAGACCTCCCCCCTGTTGCCACTGTAACTTCCACTGTTGCTGTGTCGCCGGTCACCGTGGTGACCGTTTCCACGGTGCCATCCCCTGTCACGGCGGTCCAGACTGTGCCGCTGCTGCAAGCAGCCTTGCCTCACAGTGTGGCCCAGCCCACTGCAGCCATACCTGCCTTCCCACCCGTCATGGTGCCACCTTTCCGGGTGCCTTTGCCAGGCATGCACATCCCTCTACCAG GTGTAGCAATGGTGCAGATAGTAGGTGCTCCCTGTGTAAAGGCAGGCCCCAGCGCCAACG GCATGCTCCCTGGTATGGGCCCGCCTTTAGTTTCCATGATGCACCCGCAGCTTACGCTTTCGCCGGCTCCGGCATCCTTAGCCGGATCGTTGCAGCTTCCTGAGTGGACGGAATACAGGACAGCCGATGGGAAAACGTACTATTACAACAACCGCACGCTAGAGTCCACCTGGGAGAAACCACAGGCCCTCTTAGAGAAAG aaaaagaagcagagaagGCCAAAGAACGTCTGACCCAGGAGGAAGCTGAGGCAATGGAGATGGAGGATGAAGATATAAAGATGGAAAACACTAATAATGTGAAGGAG GAACCTAAAGAAGAAGAGATGACTGAGGAAGAAAAGGCAGCTCAGAAAGCCCGGCCTGTCGCCACCAACCCCATACCTGGCACACCTTG GTGTGTGGTATGGACGGGTGACGACCGTGTTTTCTTCTACAACCCGACCACACGGCTGTCGATGTGGGACCGGCCCGAAGAGCTGGTCGGCCGATCCGACGTGGACAAACACATCCAGGAGCCGCCACACAAGAGAGGCTTGGAGGACAGCAAGAAGACGGGTGAACAAAAGCAGACTTTTTTATTTGAGGCTTTAAGCTACAacagaaaaagtcattttagcAGCTTTTATGCTAAGAAACTTATTTTGATGTACTCAGGGATCAGTAAGGAAGAACCAGAGACGTCGCTGGCCACTGAAGATAGTCCAGATGAGGAGCCGACCAAATCCAAAAAGAGAAA GAAGGAAGAAACAAAGGAGGCAGACTCTGAGAAGGAAGCAGCCATGGAGGCAGAGCTGCGAGCGGCCAGAGAGAGAGCGGTGGTGCCCCTAGAGGCCAGGATGACTCAGTTCAGAGACATGCTGCTGGAGAGAGGG GTGTCTGCGTTCTCGACCTGGGACAAGGAGCTCCATAAGATAGTGTTCGACCCACGCTACCTTCTGCTCAACccaaaagaaaggaaacag GTTTTTGATCAGTATGTGAAGACaagagctgaagaggaaagaaaggagaagaagaacaaGCTCATGCAGGCCAAAGACGATTTCAGGCGGATGATGGAGGATTCCAAGCTCACACCCAA AACAACATTTAGTGAATTTGCCATGAAGCATGGAAGAGATCCAAGATTCAAGGCCATCGACAAGATGAAGGACAGGGAGGCGATCTTCATCGAATTTATGACCGCtatgaagaagagagacaaAGAAGACTCCAaaaccagaggagagaag GTTAGGCAAGACTTTTTTGACCTCCTAAGCGACCAACACGTGGAGGGAAATCAGCGATGGAGCAAAGTGAAAGAGCGGCTAGAGACTGACCCTCGGTACAAGGCTGTGGACAGCTCCGCTCTCAGAGAGGAGCTATTCAAACAGTTCATGGAGAAACAAGCAAAG AATGTGGACATTGACAAGGAGCGAGAGCTGGAGCGGCAGGCTCGCATCGAGGCCAGTCTCAGAGAGAGGGAGCGGGAGGTACAGAAAGCCCGATCGGAGCAGACCAAAGAGATTGACCGAGAAAGGGAGCAGCACAAACGGGAGGAGGCCATCCAGAACTTCAAAGCCCTCATGTCTGACATG GTCCGTTCTTCGGACGCAACGTGGTCGGACACGCGCCGTAACCTGCGGAAGGACCACCGCTGGGAGTCGGCTTCCCTGCTGGAaagggaggagaaggagaagctgTTCAACGAACACGTAGAGGCCCtggccaagaagaagaaggaacaATTCAGGCAGCTGCTTGACGAGACCAGCATG ATCACGCTGACGACTACGTGGAAGGAAGTCAAGAAGGTCATCAAAGATGACCCCCGCTGTATTAAATTCTCCTCCAGTGACAGA AAGAGACAGCGAGAGTTTGAAGACTACATCAAAGATAAGTACATCACGGCCAAAGCTGACTTCAGAACCCTGCTGAAGGAAACAAAGTTCATCACGTACAG